The Pseudomonas iranensis genome includes a window with the following:
- a CDS encoding cobalamin-binding protein — MHRLWLAVLLLALSSPALAALRVVSLAPSLSEIVVELDSADLLVGVLDAGERPPAIADVPSVGRYGQLDMERLLSLKPDLLLLWPGSVGAGQRDQLKRLNIPTFVAEPHTLMQLAAQIEAIAEQLGRPERGAQRAAELRKQLDDLRQRYRRDVPLRVFYQVWDKPLYTVGGGQIISDALEVCGARNVFAELNLPAPQVSIEAVLQRDPEVIVAGDQAQLGAWKTWPQVAAVRQGRLLLVSDKGLERPSGQMISATAKLCQLIAPDR, encoded by the coding sequence ATGCATCGCCTGTGGCTGGCGGTTCTGCTGCTCGCCCTGAGCAGCCCGGCGCTGGCCGCACTGCGTGTGGTCAGCCTCGCCCCCTCACTGTCTGAAATCGTCGTTGAACTGGATTCCGCTGACCTGCTGGTCGGCGTACTGGATGCGGGCGAGCGGCCGCCGGCGATTGCCGATGTTCCATCTGTGGGCCGCTACGGCCAGCTCGACATGGAGCGCTTGCTCAGCCTGAAACCGGATTTGCTGCTGCTCTGGCCCGGCAGTGTTGGCGCCGGGCAGCGTGATCAGCTCAAGCGCCTGAACATTCCAACCTTCGTCGCCGAGCCGCATACGTTGATGCAACTCGCGGCGCAGATCGAAGCCATTGCCGAACAGCTCGGGCGTCCTGAACGCGGGGCGCAACGAGCGGCCGAATTGCGTAAACAACTGGATGACCTTCGTCAGCGTTATCGTCGTGATGTGCCGCTGCGGGTGTTTTATCAGGTCTGGGACAAGCCGCTGTATACCGTGGGGGGCGGGCAGATCATCAGCGATGCGCTTGAGGTGTGCGGCGCGCGCAATGTCTTCGCCGAGCTGAATCTGCCGGCACCGCAGGTGAGTATCGAGGCGGTATTGCAGCGTGATCCCGAAGTGATTGTCGCCGGTGATCAGGCGCAGCTTGGGGCGTGGAAGACCTGGCCGCAGGTGGCAGCAGTCAGGCAGGGGAGACTGTTATTGGTCAGTGATAAAGGTCTGGAAAGGCCCAGTGGTCAGATGATCAGTGCGACCGCCAAACTCTGCCAATTGATCGCGCCGGATCGGTAG
- a CDS encoding MFS transporter: MTRGQVRRRLAVAWWQYLALALLPLFVLNALFGEGQGLLPVLAMPLFIAGVASMFVSLKYFARYKHALIATQKALDTAEEPTAWIALAARRRTALLVASLPAWIGALAVFVGLEAVPLMLLALSTAVLFYLYRIPRQLG, encoded by the coding sequence GTGACCCGTGGCCAGGTGCGGCGGCGGTTGGCGGTGGCCTGGTGGCAATACCTGGCGCTGGCCCTGTTGCCGCTGTTTGTGCTCAACGCGCTGTTCGGTGAAGGCCAGGGCCTGCTGCCAGTGCTGGCAATGCCTTTGTTCATCGCCGGCGTCGCCTCGATGTTTGTCAGCCTGAAGTATTTCGCCCGCTACAAACACGCCCTGATCGCCACGCAAAAAGCCCTCGATACCGCCGAAGAACCCACCGCCTGGATTGCCCTTGCGGCGCGTCGGCGTACGGCGTTGCTGGTAGCGTCCTTGCCGGCCTGGATCGGCGCACTGGCGGTATTCGTCGGCCTCGAAGCCGTGCCGTTGATGTTGCTGGCGCTGTCCACCGCCGTGCTGTTCTACCTCTATCGTATTCCGCGTCAACTCGGCTGA
- the ribA gene encoding GTP cyclohydrolase II: MPVVFVAASKLPTPFAQFTMHGFLDESTGREHVVLSLGEIADGAPVLGRLHSECLTGDALFSQRCDCGSQLEAALQAIAREGRGVLLYLRQEGRGIGLLNKIRAYELQDGGADTVEANERLGFAADQRDYAMCLPMLEHLGVKSLRLMTNNPRKVKALTDMGIVVAERVPLHTGHNPHNKLYLATKASKLDHMMGNEHQGEVDRA; the protein is encoded by the coding sequence GTGCCTGTCGTCTTCGTCGCCGCTTCCAAGCTGCCAACGCCTTTTGCGCAATTCACCATGCACGGCTTTCTCGATGAGAGCACCGGGCGTGAGCACGTCGTGCTGAGCCTCGGTGAAATTGCCGATGGCGCCCCGGTACTCGGTCGCCTGCATTCCGAATGCCTGACCGGCGATGCCTTGTTCAGCCAGCGTTGCGACTGCGGCTCGCAACTGGAAGCCGCGTTGCAGGCGATCGCCCGCGAAGGCCGCGGCGTGCTGCTGTATCTGCGTCAGGAAGGGCGCGGCATCGGTCTGCTGAACAAGATCCGCGCTTACGAGTTGCAGGACGGCGGCGCCGATACCGTGGAAGCCAACGAGCGTCTGGGCTTTGCCGCCGATCAGCGCGACTACGCCATGTGCCTGCCGATGCTTGAGCATCTGGGCGTGAAATCCCTGCGCCTGATGACCAACAACCCGCGCAAGGTCAAAGCGCTGACCGATATGGGCATCGTCGTCGCCGAGCGCGTGCCGCTGCACACCGGGCACAATCCGCACAACAAACTCTATCTGGCGACCAAGGCCAGCAAGCTCGACCACATGATGGGCAACGAACATCAGGGCGAGGTCGACCGCGCGTGA
- a CDS encoding substrate-binding periplasmic protein, with protein sequence MLRRGLALLLLALLGTFAHAQAAAPVPGVIHLASEDWEDYTAADGHGLAWDVLRKVFEPAGVKLDIRTVPYTRSIGLVQLKEVDALVGSYRDEAEHVLYPQSKFDSDHIYALGLASSPPPTQATLDKYRLAWVRGYRYENYLPNIQRFNQIERRTGILLMLKQGRADYYIDALTEIEAVVRDAADPAQYRYSHLAELPLFLGFADTPQARALMALYDRRMAELVKSGELKPVFEKWQQPYPFDPK encoded by the coding sequence ATGCTGCGACGCGGGTTGGCGCTGCTGCTTCTGGCTCTGCTGGGCACGTTCGCCCACGCGCAGGCCGCCGCGCCTGTGCCTGGGGTGATCCATCTGGCCAGCGAAGACTGGGAGGATTACACCGCCGCCGATGGTCACGGTCTGGCCTGGGACGTGTTGCGCAAAGTGTTCGAGCCGGCCGGGGTCAAGCTGGACATCCGCACGGTGCCGTACACCCGTTCGATCGGGCTGGTGCAGTTGAAGGAAGTCGACGCGCTGGTCGGCTCCTACCGCGACGAAGCCGAGCACGTGCTGTACCCGCAATCGAAGTTCGATTCTGATCACATCTACGCGCTGGGCCTGGCGAGCAGCCCGCCGCCGACCCAGGCGACCTTGGACAAATATCGGTTGGCCTGGGTGCGCGGCTACCGCTACGAAAACTACTTGCCGAACATCCAGCGCTTCAACCAGATCGAACGACGTACCGGCATTCTGCTGATGCTCAAGCAGGGCCGGGCGGATTACTACATCGATGCGCTGACCGAGATTGAAGCGGTCGTGCGCGATGCCGCGGATCCAGCGCAGTATCGCTATTCGCATCTGGCTGAGTTGCCGCTGTTTCTCGGTTTCGCCGATACCCCACAGGCTCGCGCGTTGATGGCGCTGTATGACCGGCGCATGGCGGAGCTGGTCAAGAGCGGAGAGTTGAAGCCGGTCTTCGAGAAGTGGCAGCAGCCGTATCCGTTTGATCCAAAATGA
- a CDS encoding phosphatidylglycerophosphatase A family protein — MTDHPKQVPAEFVPPSVWRNPWHFLAFGFGSGTLPKAPGTWGSLVALPFIPLWQMLPDWGYWLMLGITMLFGFWLCGKVADDLRVHDHEGIVWDEMVGMWITLWLVPEGWYWLLAGFLVFRFFDILKPWPIRWIDKHVHGGVGIMLDDVLAGVFAWLAMQGLVWAFA; from the coding sequence GTGACAGATCACCCGAAACAGGTCCCTGCCGAATTCGTGCCTCCCTCGGTCTGGCGCAATCCGTGGCATTTCCTCGCGTTCGGCTTCGGCTCCGGCACCTTGCCAAAAGCGCCGGGCACGTGGGGCTCGCTGGTGGCGCTGCCGTTCATTCCGCTGTGGCAGATGCTGCCCGACTGGGGCTACTGGCTGATGCTCGGCATCACCATGCTGTTCGGCTTCTGGCTGTGCGGCAAAGTCGCTGACGATTTGCGCGTGCACGACCACGAAGGCATTGTCTGGGACGAAATGGTCGGCATGTGGATCACCCTGTGGCTGGTGCCGGAAGGCTGGTACTGGTTGCTCGCGGGTTTTCTGGTGTTCCGCTTCTTCGATATCCTCAAGCCGTGGCCGATCCGCTGGATCGACAAGCACGTGCATGGCGGCGTCGGCATCATGCTCGACGACGTGCTGGCCGGTGTGTTCGCCTGGCTGGCGATGCAAGGGCTGGTATGGGCATTCGCCTGA
- the thiL gene encoding thiamine-phosphate kinase codes for MGEFELIRNFFAAAPCAQGGEGVALGIGDDCALLAVPAGEQLAVSTDTLVAGVHFADPCDPFLLGQRSLAVAVSDLAAMGAAPVAFTLALTLPTVTADWLQAYARGLNRMAQSCGVALVGGDTTRGPLSLTVTVFGRVPAGQALTRSGAQAGDLLCVGGELGNAAGALPLVLAQRDAEAHIAQPLLEHYWSPQPQLALGQALRGKATAALDISDGLLADCGHIALASQVRLEIERERVPLSDALVAFLGQRGAERAALSGGDDYVLAFTLPSAELPALLADGWPIHVIGRVLPGQGVLLLDRDGHDITPQIRGYQHFQETP; via the coding sequence ATGGGCGAGTTTGAGCTGATCCGCAATTTCTTCGCCGCCGCGCCTTGTGCGCAGGGCGGCGAAGGCGTTGCTCTGGGGATCGGCGACGACTGCGCCTTGCTGGCGGTTCCCGCTGGGGAACAGCTGGCGGTTTCTACCGATACGCTGGTGGCCGGTGTGCATTTCGCCGACCCCTGCGATCCGTTTCTGCTCGGCCAGCGCTCGCTGGCCGTCGCGGTCAGTGACCTGGCCGCCATGGGCGCCGCGCCCGTTGCCTTTACCCTTGCCCTGACCTTGCCGACGGTGACTGCCGATTGGCTGCAAGCCTATGCCCGTGGTTTGAACCGCATGGCGCAAAGCTGCGGCGTCGCGCTGGTCGGCGGCGATACCACGCGCGGACCGTTGAGCCTGACGGTCACCGTGTTCGGCCGCGTACCCGCTGGCCAGGCCTTGACCCGCAGCGGTGCGCAGGCCGGTGATCTGCTCTGCGTCGGCGGCGAACTGGGCAATGCGGCCGGCGCCTTGCCGCTGGTATTGGCTCAACGTGATGCCGAAGCGCATATCGCCCAGCCGCTGCTCGAGCATTACTGGTCGCCGCAGCCGCAACTGGCCCTCGGTCAGGCCCTGCGCGGCAAGGCTACGGCGGCGCTGGACATCTCCGATGGCCTGCTCGCCGATTGCGGGCATATCGCGCTGGCGTCGCAGGTGCGACTTGAGATTGAACGCGAGCGTGTACCGTTGTCGGATGCTTTAGTCGCGTTTCTCGGTCAGCGCGGTGCCGAGCGCGCGGCATTGAGCGGTGGTGATGATTACGTACTGGCCTTCACCTTGCCGTCCGCCGAGTTGCCGGCACTGTTGGCCGACGGCTGGCCGATCCATGTGATCGGGCGAGTGCTGCCGGGCCAGGGCGTGCTGCTGCTGGACCGCGACGGGCACGACATCACTCCGCAGATTCGTGGCTACCAACATTTTCAGGAGACACCGTGA
- the nusB gene encoding transcription antitermination factor NusB, with protein sequence MISDESDRFNPRDPKPADAGKPSKSAKRREARQLATQALYQWHMARQSLNEIEAQFRVDNDFTDVDGAYFREILHGVPQFKTEIDTALTPCLDLAIEELDPVELAVLRLSTWELLKRVDVPYRVVINEGIELAKVFGSTDGHKFVNGVLDKLAPRLREAEVKAFKR encoded by the coding sequence GTGATTAGCGACGAAAGCGATCGTTTCAACCCGCGCGATCCGAAACCTGCGGATGCCGGCAAGCCGTCGAAGAGCGCCAAGCGTCGCGAAGCCCGTCAGCTCGCGACTCAAGCGCTGTACCAGTGGCACATGGCCCGGCAATCGCTGAACGAGATCGAAGCGCAGTTTCGCGTTGATAACGATTTCACCGATGTCGACGGCGCCTACTTCCGTGAAATCCTTCACGGGGTTCCGCAGTTCAAGACCGAAATCGACACTGCCCTGACGCCTTGCCTGGATCTGGCGATCGAAGAGCTGGACCCGGTTGAACTGGCGGTTCTGCGCCTGTCGACCTGGGAACTGCTCAAGCGCGTCGACGTGCCATACCGCGTTGTGATCAACGAAGGTATCGAGCTGGCCAAAGTGTTCGGTTCGACCGACGGCCACAAGTTCGTCAACGGCGTGCTCGACAAGCTGGCCCCGCGCCTGCGTGAAGCTGAAGTGAAGGCGTTCAAGCGCTGA
- the ribH gene encoding 6,7-dimethyl-8-ribityllumazine synthase: MTLKTIEGTFIAPKGRYALVVGRFNSFVVESLVSGAVDALVRHGVSESDITIIRAPGAFEIPLVAQKVAQKGEFAAIIALGAVIRGGTPHFEYVAGECTKGLAQVSMEFGVPVAFGVLTVDSIEQAIERSGTKAGNKGAEAALSALEMVSLLAQLEAK, translated from the coding sequence ATGACCCTGAAGACCATCGAAGGTACCTTCATCGCCCCCAAAGGCCGCTACGCTCTGGTAGTGGGCCGCTTCAACAGCTTCGTGGTTGAAAGCCTGGTCAGCGGTGCCGTTGATGCCCTGGTTCGCCACGGCGTGAGCGAAAGCGACATCACCATCATCCGCGCACCGGGCGCCTTCGAAATCCCGCTGGTTGCGCAGAAAGTCGCCCAGAAAGGCGAGTTCGCAGCGATCATCGCCCTCGGCGCGGTCATTCGTGGCGGTACTCCGCACTTCGAATACGTGGCTGGCGAGTGCACCAAAGGCCTGGCCCAGGTCTCCATGGAATTCGGCGTACCGGTCGCGTTTGGCGTGCTGACCGTCGATTCCATCGAGCAAGCCATCGAACGTTCCGGCACCAAGGCCGGTAACAAAGGTGCCGAAGCTGCCCTGTCCGCTCTGGAAATGGTCAGCCTGCTGGCGCAGTTGGAGGCCAAGTGA
- the ribBA gene encoding bifunctional 3,4-dihydroxy-2-butanone-4-phosphate synthase/GTP cyclohydrolase II, with amino-acid sequence MALNSIEELVEDIRQGKMVILMDDEDRENEGDLIMAAECCQAEHINFMAKHARGLICMPMSRERCELLKLPLMAPRNGSGFGTKFTVSIEAAEGVTTGISAADRARTVQAAAAKDAKAEDIVSPGHIFPLMAQAGGTLARAGHTEAACDLARMAGFEPSGVICEVMNDDGTMSRRAELEAFAAEHNIKIGTIADLIHYRMIHERTVQRIAEQPLDSELGQFNLVTYRDSVEGDVHMALTLGTVCAEEPTLVRVHNMDPLRDLLMVKQPGRWSLRAAMAAVAEAGSGVVLLLGHPLDGDVLLAHIRETGEQAAPKKPTTYSIVGAGSQILRDLGVRKMRLMSAPMKFNAISGFDLEVVEYVPSE; translated from the coding sequence GTGGCGCTCAATAGCATCGAAGAACTGGTTGAAGACATCCGCCAAGGCAAGATGGTCATCCTCATGGATGACGAAGACCGCGAGAACGAAGGCGACCTGATCATGGCCGCCGAATGCTGCCAGGCCGAACACATCAACTTCATGGCCAAGCACGCCCGTGGCCTGATCTGCATGCCGATGAGCCGCGAGCGCTGCGAACTGTTGAAGCTGCCGCTGATGGCGCCGCGCAACGGTTCCGGTTTCGGCACCAAGTTCACCGTTTCGATCGAAGCTGCCGAAGGCGTGACCACCGGCATCTCCGCCGCTGACCGCGCGCGCACCGTGCAAGCGGCTGCCGCCAAAGACGCCAAGGCTGAAGACATTGTCAGCCCGGGTCACATTTTCCCGCTGATGGCGCAGGCCGGCGGCACTCTCGCTCGCGCCGGCCACACCGAAGCCGCTTGCGACCTGGCGCGTATGGCCGGTTTCGAGCCGAGCGGGGTGATCTGCGAAGTGATGAACGACGACGGCACCATGTCCCGTCGCGCTGAACTCGAAGCATTCGCCGCCGAACACAACATCAAGATCGGCACCATCGCCGACCTGATCCACTACCGGATGATCCACGAACGTACCGTTCAGCGGATTGCCGAGCAGCCGCTGGACAGCGAACTGGGCCAATTCAACCTGGTGACCTATCGTGATTCGGTGGAAGGCGACGTGCACATGGCACTGACGCTGGGCACTGTCTGCGCTGAGGAGCCGACGCTGGTTCGCGTGCACAACATGGACCCGCTGCGCGACCTGCTGATGGTCAAGCAACCGGGGCGCTGGAGCCTGCGCGCCGCCATGGCTGCGGTCGCCGAGGCCGGCAGCGGTGTGGTGCTGCTGCTCGGTCACCCGCTCGATGGCGACGTGCTGCTGGCGCATATCCGTGAAACCGGTGAGCAGGCAGCGCCGAAAAAACCGACCACCTACAGCATTGTCGGGGCCGGCTCGCAGATCCTGCGTGACCTCGGCGTGCGCAAAATGCGCTTGATGTCGGCGCCAATGAAGTTCAATGCGATATCCGGTTTCGATCTGGAAGTTGTAGAATACGTGCCCTCCGAATAA